A region from the Fusarium musae strain F31 chromosome 1, whole genome shotgun sequence genome encodes:
- a CDS encoding hypothetical protein (EggNog:ENOG41), which translates to MARIAEPMAYSSVFPYLPSMVSSFGVPTNKVGSWVGLTSGVFSIAQSTTAVAWGKASDIYGRKPIIIFGLMSSMICFIVWGMSTNLPMAIIVRAIMGGGNGNVGIIRTVVAELVPERELQPRAFSIMPIVWSLGSIIGPSFGGLFAEPAEQYPEIFGHIEFFKRFPFALPNLILMVFFLFSATIAALFLHETLPSKRGHRDWGLLVGERITRSFKTTRPTLSTRRASFVDGEATSPLLPNKTVPKKRTHKASEHAKKERVITRATAMNLLIYTLLAFHSVAYDQILSVFLRHPVEEHTPENTSFPFYFSGGFGMKHSLLMPLAYFLTPYCVLFPTHKGRMAALMGVMFIKAAGIIVAFPSVTILLTNSCTSLRVLGTLNGYATTFSGLGRALGPASTGALFTWGADHGYVVTAWFFLMFIAILGAIPAYLVEEGEGPSASASSSAENSDTENDQASSSSSTILLPEDSAITSDSDSEEELPLTKTKSRSVEQSYGTMTGRK; encoded by the exons TGGCTTGGGGAAAGGCCTCCGATATCTACGGCCGGAAGCCGATCATCATCTTTGGCCTTATGAGTTCCATGATCTGTTTCATAGTATGGGGCATGTCTACGAATTTACCTATGGCCATCATTGTCCGAGCCATTATGGGAGGTGGAAACGGAAATG TCGGTATCATCAGAACAGTGGTTGCTGAGCTGGTCCCTGAGAGGGAACTTCAACCAAGGGCATTCTCCATCATGCCTATTGTTTGGAGCCTGGGTTCTATCATCGGACCCAGTTTCGGAGGTCTCTTTGCTGAACCTGCAGAACAATATCCCGAAATCTTTGGCCATatcgagttcttcaagcgCTTCCCCTTTGCCCTACCAAATCTGATTCTCATGGTTTTCTTTCTATTCTCAGCTACCATTGCAGCCTTGTTTCTCCAT GAAACACTTCCTAGCAAGCGAGGACACCGAGATTGGGGCCTCCTGGTAGGCGAGCGTATCACTCGCTCTTTCAAGACCACTCGTCCAACACTTTCTACCCGTCGAGCTTCGTTTGTAGATGGCGAAGCTACGTCACCGCTTCTTCCTAACAAGACAGTACCAAAGAAGAGGACACACAAAGCTTCAGAACATGCTAAGAAAGAACGCGTCATTACCCGTGCAACAGCCATGAACCTCTTGATCTATACACTTCTCGCATTCCATTCTGTGGCTTATGATCAGATCCTCAGTGTCTTTCTCAGACACCCTGTTGAAGAGCATACTCCTGAGAATACTTCATTTCCCTTCTATTTTTCAGGGGGGTTTGGCATGAAACACA GTCTTCTCATGCCACTTGCTTACTTCCTCACCCCTTACTGTGTTCTATTCCCGACACACAAGGGCCGCATGGCCGCTCTCATGGGCGTTATGttcatcaaggctgctggAATCATTGTTGCATTTCCATCTGTCACTATCCTTCTGACAAACTCCTGCACTTCTCTCCGTGTACTTGGTACGCTCAATGGCTACGCCACAACCTTCAGTGGCCTAGGTCGTGCACTTGGTCCAGCTTCGACAGGTGCTCTTTTCACCTGGGGTGCCGATCATGGCTACGTGGTAACTGCATGGTTCTTCCTCATGTTTATTGCTATCTTAGGCGCTATCCCGGCTTACCtcgttgaagaaggagagggtccttccgcttccgcttcaagctcagcagAGAATAGTGACACGGAAAACGACCAggcatcgtcttcatcgagTACGATATTGTTACCTGAAGATTCCGCGATTACGTCTGATTCTGATTCTGAAGAGGAGCTGCCTTTGACCAAGACTAAGTCGAGGTCTGTAGAACAAAGCTACGGAACTATGACTGGACGAAAGTGA
- a CDS encoding hypothetical protein (EggNog:ENOG41) yields the protein MPSETIPVVFGVKNFQEEIKNTNDKREAKNHVKSVLEHYDNMKNNMPQLALDKLANFLSTENWVTCVAKPSQYRLYKILKGQGRKHQKLHFGMWMVVSAIWPNVDVVIGLADDMSKHWGVQFPGTRPWFPPSLSDDTIEDKWEGNVLEPVERKNVKKGRKSGEHEESGDEEDKSSDEESDDSDTDKKEEKRKADLLEEANVNSIPKKQKKGDKAVTVLSDDESEPGIETLKPEEMKTQLLKAQNEIAQLRGMLRAETKDKERLAKENNKWQATAQEKIAAMKKVSSENKELEDDNVKKARVIQQFKDEFRQQEDAISNNKAKNRETKAKLQDIRLKYDNSLIALEDATSKQEDTEAELKNTESKLEKSRSSEQDLQRQIVNLQQRVRGWEVAAGQANYANPATISLSIHGIATQMEDGFNQVKNAMAELAKKGQDGFDAITKEMSKKDN from the coding sequence ATGCCGTCTGAAACCATTCCTGTCGTCTTCGGGGTAAAGAATTTCCaagaggagatcaagaacaccAATGACAAGCGTGAGGCTAAGAACCACGTGAAGAGCGTCCTTGAACATTACGACAACATGAAAAACAACATGCCCCAGCTTGCTCTGGACAAGCTTGCCAATTTTCTGTCGACAGAAAATTGGGTAACATGTgtggccaagccaagccagtaCCgactatataaaatcttgAAGGGCCAGGGACGTAAACACCAGAAGCTTCATTTTGGTATGTGGATGGTTGTTTCGGCCATCTGGCCTAATGTCGACGTTGTCATTGGGCTTGCGGATGATATGTCCAAGCACTGGGGAGTACAATTCCCTGGAACGAGACCATGGTTCCCGCCTAGTCTGTCCGATGACACTATTGAAGACAAATGGGAAGGCAATGTTCTTGAGCCTGTTGAAAGGAAGAACGTCAAGAAGGGTAGGAAGAGCGGAGAGCACGAAGAGTCCggagacgaagaagacaagTCCAGCGACGAAGAGTCTGACGACAGTGACACcgataagaaggaagagaagcgaaaAGCGGACCTTCTCGAAGAAGCCAATGTGAATTCTATAcccaagaaacagaagaaagGCGACAAAGCTGTCACTGTCCTGTCCGACGACGAGAGTGAACCAGGCATAGAAACACTTAAACCCGAGGAAATGAAGACACAACTCCTAAAAGCACAGAACGAAATAGCACAGCTGAGAGGCATGTTGAGAGCCGAgaccaaggacaaggagagATTGGCCAAGGAGAACAACAAGTGGCAGGCCACTGCTCAAGAAAAAATTGCTGCCATGAAGAAAGTGTCCTCCGAAAacaaagagcttgaagacGACAACGTGAAGAAGGCTCGAGTTATCCAACAGTTCAAAGACGAGTTTCGGCAACAGGAGGACGCTATATCcaacaacaaggccaagaacagGGAGACTAAGGCTAAGCTTCAGGACATCAGGCTTAAATACGACAACAGTTTGATTGCTCTTGAAGATGCCACTTCTAAACAGGAGGACACCGAGGCTGAACTCAAAAACACTGAATCCAAACTCGAGAAGTCCCGCAGTAGCGAACAGGATCTCCAGCGACAGATCGTAAACTTACAGCAAAGAGTCAGGGGCTGGGAAGTAGCAGCAGGCCAGGCCAACTACGCCAATCCGGCCACTATCAGCCTGTCAATCCATGGAATAGCCACACAGATGGAAGACGGATTCAATCAGGTGAAAAACGCCATGGCAGAACTCGCAAAGAAAGGGCAGGACGGGTTTGATGCTATTACAAAGGAGATGTCTAAAAAGGACAACTGA